The window GATGTAGGTTGGAGTGCAATAGACAGGAAAGTAACTGTTCTTAAAGACGATAAAACTATTGAATTAACTGCTAACTCTACTACTGTATTAGTAAATGGGCAAAAACAAGTGATTGATGTGCCTGCTACCATAATCAATGGCAGGGTCATGGTCCCTTTACGTTTCGTGTCAGAAATTCTAGGCATTAACGTCATGTATAACGATAAAACTGGTGATATCGATGTAGGTCTTTAATGTTGAAATAAATAAAAACAACTGCTAGCTTAGAGAGACAAGCTAGCAGTAGCATTTAATGACATATCGGAGAATTCTTGTTTTTCGTATAAATAATACGCAGCAGCAGCGATCATGGCCGCATTATCTGTGCAATAGTGGATGGGAGGAATATTAACCTGCCATCCTTTTTGTTGCCCTGTTGCAAGTAACGCTTGGCGTATCCCAGAATTAGCAGCCACACCGCCAGCAACAACAAGCCGGCTTAATTGCATTTTTTCCATGGCTAATTCTGTTTTCGCTACGATTACATCGACAACGGCTTTCTGGAAGCTAGCAGCGATATCTGCATGGTTGACCTCTTCATTTTTCATACGCGATTTATTCAAGTAATTCAACACTGCTGACTTCAGACCACTGAAGCTAAAGTCTAGTGATCCTTCTTCAAGCATAGCTTTAGGAAACTCAATGCTGGCTTGTCCCGTCTGTGCTAATCGATCGATATGCGGACCTCCTGGATAAGGTAATTCAATCGTTCTTGCTACCTTATCAAAAGCCTCACCTACAGCATCATCTAGTGTTTGGCCTAAAATTTCAAAAACCCCGTGGTCTGTAACTTTCACAAGCTCTGTATGACCTCCAGAGATGATAAGACTAAGATACGGCGGCTGTAAATCTACCACTAACTGATTCGCATAGATATGACCAGCAATGTGATGGACACCGATTAAAGGTTTCTGTTTAGCAAAGGCTAAGGCCTTCGCAACGGAAACGCCTACTAATAACGCCCCTACTAGCCCTGGTCCTTTCGTAACAGCGATTGCATCAACTTCCTCTATTGTA of the Desulfuribacillus stibiiarsenatis genome contains:
- the tsaD gene encoding tRNA (adenosine(37)-N6)-threonylcarbamoyltransferase complex transferase subunit TsaD, with product MSETKAVRQSSMNKSVTILGIETSCDETSAAVVVNGKKELSNVISSQIDIHKRYGGVVPEVASRRHIDNILPVIEEALDKAGITIEEVDAIAVTKGPGLVGALLVGVSVAKALAFAKQKPLIGVHHIAGHIYANQLVVDLQPPYLSLIISGGHTELVKVTDHGVFEILGQTLDDAVGEAFDKVARTIELPYPGGPHIDRLAQTGQASIEFPKAMLEEGSLDFSFSGLKSAVLNYLNKSRMKNEEVNHADIAASFQKAVVDVIVAKTELAMEKMQLSRLVVAGGVAANSGIRQALLATGQQKGWQVNIPPIHYCTDNAAMIAAAAYYLYEKQEFSDMSLNATASLSL